From Cloacibacillus sp. An23, the proteins below share one genomic window:
- a CDS encoding DNA-directed RNA polymerase subunit omega, with the protein MIYMDLEKIYRERDIPNKYILTLVIAARARQLSERRDLSGDEKYISMAVDDVTNGRIAYRIVDPLPKQENEPAA; encoded by the coding sequence ATGATATATATGGATCTCGAAAAAATATACCGTGAAAGGGACATTCCCAACAAGTACATACTGACGCTCGTCATAGCGGCGCGCGCGAGACAGCTCAGCGAACGCCGCGACCTTTCTGGAGACGAGAAATACATCTCGATGGCGGTAGACGACGTGACGAACGGACGCATCGCCTACCGCATAGTGGACCCGCTCCCGAAGCAGGAAAATGAGCCCGCGGCCTAG
- the coaBC gene encoding bifunctional phosphopantothenoylcysteine decarboxylase/phosphopantothenate--cysteine ligase CoaBC yields the protein MSPRPRRILFGVSGGIAAYKAPDILHGWVKLGFEVETVLTEAAEQFVSPLALSTLSKRRIWRERDFLSAEYGWQIPHISLTDWADLFVIAPCTANVLRAAAQGDGSTLLGAALLANTKPLLLFPAMNSKMLASGPVRENIRILEERGAEIVDPDSGLLACGYEGKGRMPSAAVINDYVLRALCDKKDFAGMRVAVTAGPTHEYIDPVRFISNPSSGKMGYAIAEEAWRRGAEVTLITGPSALRRPAGLEVVEVVSAQDMYQACMKSAETADVIVKAAAVGDYRAAERSEQKIKRGGKDTLTLELVQNPDIAAELGRRKRPGQLLIGFAAETQNVLENAQKKMSEKNLDMIVSNDVLAPGAGFAVDTNAITIMARGAEPLRFSGTKEESAAVILDSVSALAAGR from the coding sequence ATGAGCCCGCGGCCTAGGCGGATACTCTTCGGCGTCAGCGGAGGCATCGCCGCCTACAAGGCGCCGGACATACTGCACGGCTGGGTCAAGCTCGGCTTCGAGGTCGAGACGGTGCTGACCGAGGCCGCCGAGCAATTTGTCAGCCCGCTCGCCCTCTCGACGCTCAGCAAGCGCCGCATATGGCGCGAGCGCGATTTCCTCTCAGCCGAATACGGCTGGCAGATACCGCACATTTCGCTCACAGATTGGGCCGACCTGTTCGTAATCGCACCGTGCACGGCGAACGTTCTGCGCGCCGCGGCGCAGGGCGACGGTTCGACTTTGCTCGGCGCGGCTCTGCTTGCGAATACAAAGCCGCTTCTGCTCTTCCCCGCGATGAACAGCAAGATGCTCGCGAGCGGCCCCGTGCGCGAGAACATAAGGATATTGGAAGAACGCGGGGCCGAAATAGTGGACCCGGACAGCGGCCTGCTCGCCTGCGGCTACGAGGGCAAGGGACGTATGCCCTCGGCCGCCGTCATAAACGACTATGTGCTGCGCGCGCTCTGCGATAAAAAGGACTTCGCCGGGATGCGCGTCGCCGTCACCGCGGGGCCGACGCACGAGTATATCGACCCGGTGCGCTTCATCAGCAACCCAAGCAGCGGCAAGATGGGCTACGCGATAGCCGAGGAGGCGTGGCGGCGCGGAGCAGAGGTGACGCTGATAACCGGGCCGTCGGCGCTGCGCCGGCCGGCGGGGCTCGAGGTAGTCGAGGTCGTCAGCGCGCAAGATATGTACCAAGCCTGCATGAAGTCCGCCGAGACGGCTGACGTCATAGTAAAAGCCGCCGCCGTCGGCGATTACAGGGCGGCGGAACGCTCGGAGCAGAAGATAAAGCGCGGCGGTAAGGACACGCTTACGCTTGAGCTCGTACAGAACCCGGACATAGCCGCCGAACTCGGGCGGCGCAAGAGGCCGGGGCAGCTTCTCATAGGCTTCGCGGCCGAGACGCAGAACGTCCTCGAAAACGCTCAGAAGAAAATGTCCGAAAAAAATCTCGACATGATAGTCTCTAACGATGTGCTCGCGCCGGGCGCGGGCTTCGCCGTGGACACCAACGCTATAACGATAATGGCGCGCGGCGCGGAGCCGCTGCGCTTCTCCGGGACGAAAGAGGAATCGGCGGCGGTCATACTCGATTCCGTATCGGCGCTCGCCGCCGGGAGATAA